In Paraburkholderia youngii, the genomic stretch GCTCGAACCGCAGGTCGCGAGCGCGAACCAGGACGTGCAGGCCGCCGAAGCGCGCTTTCGCGCCGCGCGCGCGAGCGTCGCGCAATATCGCTCGCAATTCTTCCCGGTGGTCACCGCGGGCGTCCAGTATTCGCGCACGCGGACCTCGGAGAACGTGCTGCATAAATCGACCGCTGGTCTCGCGCTCAACGACTATCTGGTGCAGGTCGACGCGTCGTGGGAACCGGACCTGTGGGGCCGCGTGTCGCGCAGCGTCGAAGGCGCGAAGGCTGGCGCGCAGGCGAGCGCCGCCGACGTCGACGCCGCGCTGCTGTCGATGCAGGCAGAGCTCGCCACCGATTACTTCGAGCTGCGCGGGCTCGACCAGGAGCGCCGACTCCTCGACGACACGATCAAGGCCTACCAGCAGGCGCTCGAACTGACGCAGCATCGCTACGCCGGCGGCATCGCGACCGATGCCGATGTCGCGCAGGCACAAGCGCAGCTGAAGACGACCCAGGCGCAGGCGCTCGATCTCGGCGTGCAGCGCGCGCAGCTCGAACATGCGATCGCGATCCTGATCGGCCAGCCGCCGTCGGGCTTCACGCTACCGGTCGCGCCGCTCGTCGCGGTGCCGGTCGTCGCGGCGACCGGCGTGCCGTCCGGATTGCTCGAGCGGCGTCCCGACATCGCTGCGGCCGAGCGGCACGTCGCCGCGATGAACGCGCAGATCGGCGTGGCCACCGCGGCGTTTTTCCCGAACCTCGTGTTGGCCGTGACGGGCGGACTCGAAGCGACCAATTACAGCCAATGGCTGCTCGCGCCGAGCCGGCTGTGGTCGCTCGGGCCGACGCTCGCGGGCACACTGCTCGACTTCGGCGGCCGCGCGGCCGCCAACGATCAGGCGCGCGCGCACTACGACGAAAGCGTTGCGCAATATCGGCAAACGGTGCTGAACGCGTTCGGCCAGGTCGAGGACAATCTCGCCGCGCTGCGCGTGCTGGAACAGGAAGCGGCCGCCCAGGACGACGCGGTCGCGGCCGCGCGGCGCGCGCTCGCGGTCGTGTCGGACCGCTACCGGAACGGCGCGATCACCTATCTCGACGTGGTCGTCGCGCAGACGACCACGCTCACCAACGAGCGCAACGCGGTGTCGATCGCGCGCCGCCGGATGGCCGCGAGCGTCGCGCTCGTGAAGGCGCTCGGCGGCGGCTGGGATACGTCGGGACTGCCGGGCGACGATGTGGTCGGGCATCCGCCGTCCGCGACTTCGGGTGCGAGGCAGACGCCGGCGCCGGCCAACGACGCGGGCGCGCACGGCTAGCGCCGGGAGACGGGCGCGCGACATGCGAGGCGTGAAGGGCGCGCGCGTTGCCCACGCCACGGGCTCGAAGCGAGTTTTCAGCGTATCCTTAACGCCTTTCGCGCGTTTCCGTGTGACCCAAGGAGTTCTGTTGTGACCCTGCCGCCGCAATCCCAGCGGACTGCATCTGCCGTTCCCTCCCCCGTTGCAGCTTCAGTTGCTTCCACCCGCACCGCCAGCGTGTCGGACATCCCCTATCTCGAACGCGGCTCGCGCGCGTACTGGCGCGCCAGCCTCGCGCTGCTGTTCGCCGGCTATGCGACGTTCTCGCTGCTTTACTGCGTGCAACCGCTGCTGCCGTCGTTCTCCGAAGCGTTCAACGTGACGCCGGCGCAAAGCAGTCTGTCGCTGTCGCTATCCACCGCGGCGCTCGCGCTGGCGATTTTCGTCGCCGGTTTCGTCTCCGAGGGTTGGAGTCGGCACAAGCTGATGACGCTGTCGCTGACGGTGTCGTCGGTGCTGACGATTGGCGTATCCGTGGCGCCGCACTGGAATCAGCTGCTCGTGCTGCGCACGCTCGAAGGGCTCGCGCTCGGCGGCGTGCCGGCCGTCGCGATGGCCTATCTCGCCGAGGAAGTGCATCCCGACGGTCTCGGTCTTGCGATGGGTTTGTACGTCGGCGGCACGGCGATCGGCGGGATGGCAGGGCGGGTGATCACCGGCGTGGTCGCCGATCTGTTTTCATGGCGCGTCGCAATCGGCACGATCGGCGTGCTCGGCCTGCTGTCGATGCTCGCGTTCCGCGCACTGCTGCCTCCATCGCGCCATTTCGTGCCACGCCGCGGGCTCGGCTTCGCGCATCACCGCACGCTGCTGTTGCGGCAGTTCACGCGACCGGGCTTGCCGCTGCTGTTCCTGCTCGGCTTCGTTCTGATGGGCAGCTTCGTCACGCTGTACAACTACATCGGCTACCGGCTGCTCGCGCCGCCGTATCGGCTGAATCAGACGGAGATCGGCGCGATCTTCATCGTCTATCTGGTCGGTGTGGTCGCGTCGCCGTGGTCCGGGCGCATGGCCGATACGTTCGGCCGCGCGCGCGTGCTGATCGGGAGCCTGCTGCTGATGGTGTTCGGCCTCGCGCTGACGATGCTGCATCCGCTCGCGGCGGTCGCGGCCGGCATCGCATGCGTGACGTTCGGGTTCTTTGCCGGGCATTCGGTCGCGAGCGGCTGGGTCGGGCGTCTGGCGAAAGATGCGAAAGGCCAGGCCGCGGCGCTGTACCTGCTCGCGTACTACATCGGCTCGAGCCTGGTCGGCTCGTATGGCGGCCACGTGTGGGCCGGTCATGGCTGGAACGGGGTCGTCGGGCTGGTCGGTGCGCTGCTCGTGATTGGCCTGGTCGCGGCGACGCGCCTGCGCGCACGCGAATAGCCGCGCGCGATCATCGATCCCGCATGGATCGGCGCAAAACGAAAGGCTTGCGTAAGTGAACGCTCGATACTTTGCGCCGTGTTTTGTTGCGCCGCGCAAATCGCCTCACGCCCGTCGCGCCGGCGTTCAGCAGCTTGCGAATAAGCGCCGGCGCGCAAGCTCGCGCCGCCGCACCGCTCCATCCGTCTCCTATACTCAATTCGTGCACTGGTACTGCATGATTTCAAAACCGCAGCCTCTGCCGGAACGAAATAGCATCCATCCTGCATGGGAGGAGACGAAGATGACGTACTTCACGATCGGCGATTTCATCCTGGTCATTCCGATGGCGTTAGCGGGTGCGCTATTCGTCGGCGCGCTGCCCTGCAAAACCGAGTTGCGACACAACGCGCTGCGTGTGCTGGGCGCGCTGATCGGTGTGATGTGCGCGGTGGCGCTGGTCGAGGGTCTGCCGGCGCTCGTGTAGCGGCGCGGCGCGAAGTACCAACGAAAAAGCCGCACGCTGAGCGTGCGGCTTCGTTTTGCCGTTCGTTCGGTCCGCCTGTTGCGCGGACGGCTCCTCACGCGATCAGATCGCCTGGTCCGTCGATGGCTTTTCCCACAGGTTGATCCCGCCTTCGGTCGCATAGCGATCGATTTCGGCGAGTTCGTCGGCCGAGAACGCGAGGTTCTTCAGCGCGCCGACGTTCTCGCGCACCTGCTCCGCGCGGCTCGCGCCGATCAGCACCGACGTCACGCGCTGATCGCGCAACGCCCATGCGAGCGCCATCTGCGCGAGGCTCTGACCACGGCGCTGTGCGATGTCGTTGAGCTTCCTCACGTGTTCGATGTTCTGCGGGTTCAGATGCTCGTCTTTCAGCGAACCGCCGCCCGGCTTGTTGACGCGCGCATCGGCCGGCACACCGTTCAGGTACTTGCCAGTCAGCAGCCCCTGCGCGAGCGGCGTGAATGCGATTGCGCCCGCGCCGACTTCGGCGAGCGTATCGAGCAGGTCGTGTTCGATCCAGCGGTTCAGCATGTTGTAGGACGGCTGATGGATCAGCAGCGGCACCTTGTATTCGGCGAGCAGCCTGGTCATTTCGCGGGTCTTCGCCGACGAGTACGACGAGATGCCGATGTAGAGCGCCTTGCCCCGCTGCACCGCGCTCGCCAACGCGCCCGCGGTTTCCTCGAGCGGCGTATGTGCGTCGAAGCGATGCGAATAGAAGATGTCCACGTATTCGAGGCCCATGCGCTTCAGGCTCTGGTCGAGACTCGCGAGCACGTACTTGCGCGAGCCGCCACCCTGGCCGTACGGACCCGGCCACATATCCCAACCGGCCTTCGACGAAATCAGCAGCTCGTCGCGATACGGCTTGAAATCGTCCTTGAACAGACGGCCGAAATTGGTTTCCGCGCTGCCGTACGGCGGGCCGTAGTTGTTCGCCAGATCGAAGTGCGTGATGCCGAGGTCGAAGGCCGTGCGCAGGATGTCACGCTGCGTCGAGATCGGCGTGGTGTCGCCGAAGTTGTGCCACAGGCCGAGCGACAGCGCCGGCAGTTTGAGACCCGACTTGCCGCAGACGCGGTATTGCATGTCCGAATAGCGTTCTGAAGCTGCTTCGTAAGCCATTGCTAGTGTCCTTGTCGATGAGATCGCCC encodes the following:
- a CDS encoding efflux transporter outer membrane subunit, with the translated sequence MSVLRRVLASSAEFARGSASVSIRAPAVALALAGALGACTVGPDYVRPAAVTPATWRELEGTGWKPAQPADTLTRGAWWRIYGDASLDALEPQVASANQDVQAAEARFRAARASVAQYRSQFFPVVTAGVQYSRTRTSENVLHKSTAGLALNDYLVQVDASWEPDLWGRVSRSVEGAKAGAQASAADVDAALLSMQAELATDYFELRGLDQERRLLDDTIKAYQQALELTQHRYAGGIATDADVAQAQAQLKTTQAQALDLGVQRAQLEHAIAILIGQPPSGFTLPVAPLVAVPVVAATGVPSGLLERRPDIAAAERHVAAMNAQIGVATAAFFPNLVLAVTGGLEATNYSQWLLAPSRLWSLGPTLAGTLLDFGGRAAANDQARAHYDESVAQYRQTVLNAFGQVEDNLAALRVLEQEAAAQDDAVAAARRALAVVSDRYRNGAITYLDVVVAQTTTLTNERNAVSIARRRMAASVALVKALGGGWDTSGLPGDDVVGHPPSATSGARQTPAPANDAGAHG
- a CDS encoding MFS transporter, whose amino-acid sequence is MSDIPYLERGSRAYWRASLALLFAGYATFSLLYCVQPLLPSFSEAFNVTPAQSSLSLSLSTAALALAIFVAGFVSEGWSRHKLMTLSLTVSSVLTIGVSVAPHWNQLLVLRTLEGLALGGVPAVAMAYLAEEVHPDGLGLAMGLYVGGTAIGGMAGRVITGVVADLFSWRVAIGTIGVLGLLSMLAFRALLPPSRHFVPRRGLGFAHHRTLLLRQFTRPGLPLLFLLGFVLMGSFVTLYNYIGYRLLAPPYRLNQTEIGAIFIVYLVGVVASPWSGRMADTFGRARVLIGSLLLMVFGLALTMLHPLAAVAAGIACVTFGFFAGHSVASGWVGRLAKDAKGQAAALYLLAYYIGSSLVGSYGGHVWAGHGWNGVVGLVGALLVIGLVAATRLRARE
- the mgrA gene encoding L-glyceraldehyde 3-phosphate reductase produces the protein MAYEAASERYSDMQYRVCGKSGLKLPALSLGLWHNFGDTTPISTQRDILRTAFDLGITHFDLANNYGPPYGSAETNFGRLFKDDFKPYRDELLISSKAGWDMWPGPYGQGGGSRKYVLASLDQSLKRMGLEYVDIFYSHRFDAHTPLEETAGALASAVQRGKALYIGISSYSSAKTREMTRLLAEYKVPLLIHQPSYNMLNRWIEHDLLDTLAEVGAGAIAFTPLAQGLLTGKYLNGVPADARVNKPGGGSLKDEHLNPQNIEHVRKLNDIAQRRGQSLAQMALAWALRDQRVTSVLIGASRAEQVRENVGALKNLAFSADELAEIDRYATEGGINLWEKPSTDQAI